One genomic region from Corallococcus soli encodes:
- a CDS encoding CFI-box-CTERM domain-containing protein — MLPEELIRAAQTRAAGLDVGRGDAALERVRTSASALFAKLPEPPVYRRAEDPSRKAAQALLPELERVLAEAFAVAREPAMSPLVDRLVAALSAHAEALVHTADGRLEAAELAWRRAQELERAAHPTRQMVGPPSRPPPVFDKSSGQSRYDPRNAPQVSVKLMCPNTGCKRLGDYAFLPTHAYHRFVCPACRVPFMAYFGELKGLEVESRRSSRRYRFTVDEVGSAVTTRIDFEEASGQEFPAARRDLLAFLYTEQRELKVVMNHTNMKLMWVSPASSCFVVTAAFGEGAPELVAFRAYRDEVLRKSRLGQGFIDGYYHWGPPLAAWVVRRPRVRAGVRWALTRVHGRLTRRERG; from the coding sequence TTGCTGCCCGAAGAACTCATCAGGGCCGCCCAGACACGGGCGGCGGGATTGGATGTGGGGCGGGGTGACGCGGCGCTGGAGCGCGTGCGGACCTCGGCCTCGGCGCTGTTCGCGAAGCTGCCGGAGCCCCCGGTGTACCGGCGGGCGGAGGATCCGTCGCGCAAGGCGGCCCAGGCGCTGCTCCCGGAGCTGGAGCGGGTGCTGGCGGAGGCCTTCGCCGTGGCGCGCGAGCCGGCGATGTCGCCGCTGGTGGACCGGCTGGTGGCGGCGCTGAGCGCGCACGCGGAGGCGCTGGTGCACACGGCGGACGGCCGGCTGGAGGCGGCGGAGCTGGCGTGGCGCCGGGCCCAGGAGCTGGAGCGCGCGGCGCACCCCACGCGGCAGATGGTGGGCCCGCCGTCGCGGCCGCCGCCGGTGTTCGACAAGAGCAGCGGCCAGTCGCGCTACGACCCGCGCAACGCGCCCCAGGTGAGCGTGAAGCTCATGTGCCCCAACACCGGCTGCAAGCGGCTGGGGGACTACGCCTTCCTGCCGACGCACGCGTACCACCGCTTCGTGTGTCCGGCGTGCCGGGTGCCCTTCATGGCCTACTTCGGGGAGCTGAAGGGGCTGGAGGTGGAGAGCCGCCGCAGCTCCAGGCGCTACCGCTTCACGGTGGACGAGGTGGGCAGCGCCGTCACGACGCGCATCGACTTCGAGGAGGCCAGCGGGCAGGAGTTCCCGGCGGCCCGTCGCGACCTGCTGGCGTTCCTCTACACGGAGCAGCGCGAGCTGAAGGTCGTGATGAACCACACCAACATGAAGCTGATGTGGGTGAGCCCCGCGTCGTCGTGCTTCGTGGTGACGGCGGCCTTTGGCGAGGGCGCGCCGGAGCTGGTGGCGTTCCGTGCGTACCGGGACGAGGTTCTCAGGAAGAGCCGGCTCGGTCAGGGGTTCATCGACGGCTATTATCACTGGGGTCCTCCGCTGGCGGCCTGGGTGGTGCGTCGGCCGCGCGTGCGGGCCGGGGTGCGCTGGGCCTTGACGCGGGTGC
- a CDS encoding S1C family serine protease produces MGWTQFGGVIKVAVLACALGATARAEARDKGLWLEARNRAVSRQHSNISEVARKAMPAVVSITTRQDSADVPEGEEPQRGIGSGFIIHPDGYILTSAHVVEGASEVTVSVRSANGYVEEFPATVVGEDERTDCALLKVDAPRKLPVLKLASASHVGIADWVVVIGNPFGLAHSVTVGVVSYLGRTDVTPNGRDGDFDYVQIDASINPGNSGGPVLDLHGDVVAVANAVNVSGQGIGFAIPIDIAKTVIPQLKAHGRMRRGWIGISVQDFSPEVAAAFNLMPRGRGVVVTDVVEDGPAARAGLQAGDVILDLDRRSVERAHTLRWQVAARGVGKHIRLQVRRVGRPLTVRVKLDALPFAEADAPPATLASGAAPGGRPAGAKSVLEELLSPVPRASAGQAAGQATGGSGASGSAPVP; encoded by the coding sequence ATGGGTTGGACGCAGTTCGGGGGCGTCATCAAGGTGGCGGTGTTGGCATGCGCGCTGGGAGCGACGGCGCGCGCCGAGGCTCGGGACAAGGGGCTCTGGTTGGAGGCCCGCAACCGCGCCGTGTCCCGTCAGCACTCCAACATCAGTGAAGTCGCCCGCAAGGCGATGCCGGCCGTGGTGTCAATCACCACGCGCCAGGACAGCGCCGACGTGCCCGAGGGCGAGGAGCCCCAGCGCGGCATCGGCTCCGGCTTCATCATCCACCCGGACGGCTACATCCTGACCAGCGCGCACGTGGTGGAGGGGGCCTCCGAGGTCACCGTCTCCGTGCGCAGCGCCAACGGCTACGTGGAGGAGTTCCCCGCGACGGTGGTGGGCGAGGACGAGCGCACCGACTGCGCGCTGCTCAAGGTGGACGCGCCCCGGAAGCTGCCGGTGCTGAAGCTGGCGTCCGCGTCGCACGTGGGCATCGCGGACTGGGTGGTCGTCATCGGCAACCCGTTCGGCCTGGCGCACTCGGTGACGGTGGGCGTGGTGAGCTACCTGGGCCGCACCGACGTGACGCCCAACGGGCGCGACGGCGACTTCGACTACGTGCAGATCGACGCGTCCATCAACCCGGGCAACTCCGGCGGGCCGGTGCTGGACCTGCACGGCGACGTGGTGGCGGTGGCCAACGCCGTCAACGTGTCCGGCCAGGGCATCGGGTTCGCCATCCCCATCGACATCGCCAAGACGGTGATTCCGCAGCTCAAGGCCCACGGCCGCATGCGCCGCGGGTGGATTGGCATCAGCGTGCAGGACTTCTCCCCGGAGGTGGCCGCGGCGTTCAACCTGATGCCGCGTGGCCGGGGCGTCGTCGTCACCGACGTGGTGGAGGACGGCCCGGCCGCCCGCGCGGGCCTCCAGGCCGGCGACGTCATCCTCGACCTGGACCGCCGCTCCGTGGAGCGCGCCCACACCCTGCGCTGGCAGGTGGCCGCGCGGGGCGTGGGCAAGCACATCCGCCTCCAGGTGCGCCGCGTGGGCCGTCCCCTGACGGTGCGGGTGAAGCTGGACGCCCTGCCCTTCGCGGAGGCGGACGCTCCGCCGGCCACCCTGGCGTCGGGCGCCGCCCCGGGAGGACGCCCCGCCGGAGCGAAGTCCGTATTGGAGGAGCTCCTGTCCCCGGTGCCTCGCGCCAGCGCGGGGCAGGCGGCCGGACAGGCCACGGGCGGCTCTGGGGCCTCGGGAAGCGCGCCCGTCCCCTGA
- a CDS encoding vegetative protein, producing the protein MAEATQTKKSTHWPRTAKGNGKKACTVEGCKRPYRAKNYCFFHYKQWRQGDLPHSRYRVCSKPECRIKVLKGGLCEKHYAETYKKDAA; encoded by the coding sequence ATGGCCGAGGCCACCCAGACGAAGAAGTCCACCCATTGGCCGCGCACCGCCAAGGGCAACGGCAAGAAGGCGTGCACCGTGGAGGGCTGCAAGCGCCCCTACCGCGCCAAGAACTACTGCTTCTTCCACTACAAGCAGTGGCGCCAGGGCGACCTGCCGCACTCGCGCTACCGCGTGTGCTCCAAGCCCGAGTGCCGCATCAAGGTGCTCAAGGGCGGCCTGTGCGAGAAGCACTACGCCGAGACGTACAAGAAGGACGCGGCTTAA
- a CDS encoding RNA methyltransferase yields the protein MRPGSELTVILHQTRSPDNLGAVCRIMANFDFQRLILSEPITRDFVAAERLAVKSDHVLKALTVAPTLAEAVKDCVYVVGSTSRTQVEGRSPLTPEEAAGRLAEESKRGRVALLFGGEQRGLSDEDLTHCADVLVIPTSDVQPSMNLAQSASVLLYLCHRQGVEPSGPPAEEPGARLGTLGALSKRMRETLLAADFLNRQAPDHVLHELEQTLMRSRLTQREAELWLNAFKHLGRAVTPETPRE from the coding sequence ATGCGTCCTGGTTCGGAACTCACTGTCATCCTTCATCAGACCCGTTCACCCGACAACCTCGGGGCGGTCTGCCGGATCATGGCGAATTTCGATTTCCAACGCCTCATCCTCTCCGAGCCCATCACCCGGGACTTCGTGGCCGCGGAACGTCTGGCCGTCAAAAGCGACCACGTCCTGAAGGCCCTCACCGTCGCCCCCACGCTGGCGGAGGCGGTGAAGGACTGCGTGTACGTGGTGGGGAGCACTTCGCGCACCCAGGTGGAGGGACGGTCCCCGCTGACTCCCGAGGAGGCGGCAGGGCGGCTGGCGGAGGAGAGCAAGCGGGGCCGGGTGGCGCTGCTGTTCGGCGGCGAGCAGCGCGGCCTGTCCGACGAGGACCTGACGCATTGCGCGGACGTGCTCGTCATCCCCACGTCGGACGTGCAGCCGTCCATGAACCTGGCGCAGTCGGCGTCGGTGCTGCTGTACCTCTGCCACCGTCAGGGCGTGGAGCCTTCGGGGCCGCCGGCGGAGGAGCCCGGGGCGCGGCTGGGGACGCTGGGCGCGCTGAGCAAGCGCATGCGCGAGACGCTGCTGGCGGCGGACTTCCTGAACCGGCAGGCGCCGGACCACGTGCTGCACGAGCTGGAGCAGACGTTGATGCGTTCGCGGCTGACCCAGCGGGAAGCGGAGCTGTGGCTCAACGCCTTCAAGCACCTGGGCCGCGCGGTGACGCCGGAGACCCCCCGCGAGTGA
- a CDS encoding phosphoribosylaminoimidazolesuccinocarboxamide synthase, producing MNTSALHAQLPHTLRQTDLPKLGQPYKGKVRDTYRRGDELILVTSDRLSAFDHVLTTIPFKGEVLNRLAAFWFERTKHICPNHVLDVPDANVTVARACQPFSVEVVVRGYLTGSLWRDYEKGTHTAYGLPFPDGMRKDSAFPTPILTPSTKAEYGKHDEPISEKEILARGLATPRDWARITEAARGLFQEGQKWALTRGLILVDTKYEFGKVGDELYVIDEMHTPDSSRYWVADEYEARFARGEDQRMLDKENIRQWLIRERNFSGHGELPAIPDDVRVDLATKYVAAYERITGTSLTLTPGDVHARIEQNLRAKGYL from the coding sequence GTGAACACCTCCGCCCTCCACGCGCAGCTTCCCCACACGCTCCGGCAGACGGACCTGCCCAAGCTCGGCCAGCCCTACAAGGGCAAGGTCCGCGACACCTACCGGCGGGGCGACGAGCTCATCCTGGTGACGAGCGACCGGCTGTCCGCCTTCGACCACGTCCTCACCACCATTCCCTTCAAGGGCGAGGTGCTCAACCGGCTGGCGGCCTTCTGGTTCGAGCGCACGAAGCACATCTGCCCCAACCACGTCCTGGACGTGCCCGACGCGAACGTCACCGTGGCGCGCGCGTGCCAGCCGTTCTCCGTGGAAGTGGTGGTGCGCGGCTACCTCACCGGCAGCCTGTGGCGCGACTACGAGAAGGGCACGCACACGGCCTACGGGCTGCCGTTCCCGGACGGCATGCGCAAGGACAGCGCCTTCCCCACGCCCATCCTCACGCCGTCCACCAAGGCCGAGTACGGCAAGCACGACGAGCCCATCTCCGAGAAGGAGATATTGGCGCGGGGCCTTGCCACGCCGCGCGACTGGGCCCGCATCACGGAGGCCGCGCGGGGCCTGTTCCAGGAGGGCCAGAAGTGGGCGCTGACGCGCGGCCTCATCCTCGTGGACACCAAGTACGAGTTCGGCAAGGTGGGCGACGAGCTCTACGTCATCGACGAGATGCACACCCCGGACTCCAGCCGCTACTGGGTGGCGGACGAGTACGAGGCGCGCTTCGCCAGGGGCGAGGACCAGCGGATGCTGGACAAGGAGAACATCCGCCAGTGGCTCATCCGCGAGCGGAACTTCTCCGGCCACGGGGAGCTGCCCGCCATCCCCGACGACGTGCGCGTGGACCTGGCCACCAAGTACGTGGCCGCCTACGAGCGCATCACCGGCACGTCGCTCACGCTCACGCCCGGGGACGTGCACGCGCGCATCGAACAGAACCTGCGGGCGAAGGGCTACCTGTAG
- the purB gene encoding adenylosuccinate lyase encodes MIPRYSRQEMASLWSDVARYRRWRDVELAALEGMVAQGLAPKEALADCLERAGDFSAEDAARIDEIERTTKHDVIAFLTFVEERVGPSARWLHLGMTSSDVLDTSLGLTLRDAVDLILKGMDRVMAAVEKRAFEHKHTLQMGRSHGIHAEPITFGHKLAIWYDELRRGRMRLEHARDSIAVGKISGAVGTFAHLPPAVEEHVCQKLGLKPAPASSQVVQRDRHAEFFTALALVGSSLEKFAVEIRHLQRTEVREVEEAFTPGQKGSSAMPHKRNPILSENLTGLARLLRGYAVSAMEDVALWHERDISHSSVERVIGPDATGLLDFMLHRFAGLVENMRVYPEQMRKNLDLLGGVVNSQRLLLELARKGMDRQAAYVVVQRNAMKMFEEGVDFRQALLADADLLKMMTPEEISDCFSPGYHTRQMDAVFQRVFGRAS; translated from the coding sequence GTGATTCCACGATACAGCCGTCAGGAGATGGCCTCCCTCTGGTCCGACGTCGCCCGCTACCGCCGCTGGCGCGACGTGGAGCTCGCCGCGCTGGAGGGCATGGTCGCGCAGGGACTCGCCCCGAAGGAAGCGCTGGCGGACTGCCTGGAGCGCGCCGGGGACTTCTCCGCCGAGGACGCCGCGCGCATTGATGAAATCGAGCGCACCACCAAGCACGACGTCATCGCCTTCCTCACGTTCGTGGAGGAGCGCGTGGGGCCCAGCGCGCGCTGGCTGCACCTGGGCATGACGTCCTCGGACGTGCTGGACACGTCGCTGGGGCTCACCCTGCGCGACGCGGTGGACCTCATCCTCAAGGGCATGGACCGCGTGATGGCCGCGGTGGAGAAGCGCGCCTTCGAGCACAAGCACACGCTGCAGATGGGCCGCAGCCACGGCATCCACGCGGAGCCCATCACCTTCGGGCACAAGCTGGCCATCTGGTACGACGAGCTGCGCCGGGGCCGCATGCGCCTGGAGCACGCGCGCGACAGCATCGCGGTGGGCAAGATTTCAGGCGCGGTGGGCACGTTCGCGCACCTGCCGCCCGCGGTGGAGGAGCACGTCTGCCAGAAGCTGGGCCTGAAGCCCGCGCCCGCCTCCAGCCAGGTGGTGCAGCGCGACCGGCACGCGGAGTTCTTCACCGCGCTGGCGCTCGTCGGCTCCAGCCTGGAGAAGTTCGCCGTCGAGATCCGCCACCTCCAGCGCACGGAGGTGCGTGAGGTGGAGGAGGCCTTCACGCCGGGCCAGAAGGGCTCCAGCGCGATGCCGCACAAGCGCAACCCCATCCTGTCGGAGAACCTCACCGGCCTTGCGCGCCTGCTGCGCGGCTACGCGGTGAGCGCCATGGAGGACGTGGCGCTGTGGCACGAGCGGGACATCTCCCACTCGTCCGTGGAGCGCGTCATCGGGCCGGACGCCACGGGGCTTTTGGACTTCATGCTCCACCGCTTCGCGGGGCTGGTGGAGAACATGCGCGTCTACCCGGAGCAGATGCGGAAGAACCTGGACCTGCTGGGCGGCGTGGTGAACTCGCAGCGGCTGCTCCTGGAGCTGGCGCGCAAGGGCATGGACCGGCAGGCCGCGTACGTCGTCGTCCAGCGCAACGCGATGAAGATGTTCGAGGAGGGCGTGGACTTCCGGCAGGCGCTGCTCGCGGACGCGGACCTGCTCAAGATGATGACGCCCGAGGAGATCTCTGACTGCTTCTCCCCGGGCTACCACACGCGCCAGATGGACGCGGTGTTCCAGCGCGTGTTCGGCCGCGCCAGCTAG
- a CDS encoding ABC transporter substrate-binding protein: protein MTLLRGLPLLMLLLPAVALAQAPARSPARPRVVAVKSASLAPYASFLAGFNSEARADVTEVTLEESPTEAARVFKSLAAQKPALVLALGPLAANAARRSLGGDVPVLFAMVPYHEKYGLEAPHVTGIALTSDFGPELAALKALAPGAKRVGILHDPRSSAGAVAQARSAGAGLGLSIVPLAVESQERVGEVLEGAVGKVDGLLMVADKTVGNASVVQTLIAFGAARRIPLVALTASQVKEGATLALSPAPLALGQQAGRLANRIIHERVDPGALAVARPEGLDLSFNLTAAKKSGPSCDVALEVLRFAARRDFAVKVYE from the coding sequence ATGACCCTGCTCCGGGGCCTGCCGCTCCTGATGCTCCTGCTCCCCGCCGTCGCCCTCGCGCAGGCTCCGGCGCGCAGTCCGGCCCGGCCCCGCGTCGTCGCGGTGAAGTCCGCGAGCCTCGCGCCGTACGCCTCCTTCCTCGCCGGCTTCAATTCGGAGGCGCGCGCGGACGTCACCGAGGTGACGCTGGAGGAGAGCCCCACGGAGGCGGCGCGCGTCTTCAAGTCGCTGGCCGCGCAGAAGCCCGCGCTGGTGCTGGCCCTGGGGCCGCTCGCCGCCAACGCCGCGCGGCGCTCGCTGGGCGGGGACGTGCCGGTGCTGTTCGCGATGGTGCCGTACCATGAGAAGTACGGCCTGGAGGCGCCGCACGTCACCGGCATCGCGCTCACCAGCGACTTCGGGCCGGAGCTGGCCGCGCTCAAGGCCCTGGCGCCCGGGGCGAAGCGCGTGGGCATCCTGCACGACCCGCGCTCCTCGGCGGGCGCGGTGGCGCAGGCGCGCTCCGCGGGGGCCGGGCTGGGGCTCTCCATCGTCCCGCTCGCCGTGGAGTCGCAGGAGCGCGTGGGCGAGGTGCTGGAGGGCGCGGTCGGGAAGGTGGACGGCCTGCTGATGGTTGCGGACAAGACCGTGGGCAACGCATCCGTCGTCCAGACGCTCATCGCCTTTGGTGCCGCACGCCGCATCCCGCTGGTGGCGCTCACGGCCAGCCAGGTGAAGGAGGGCGCGACGCTCGCCCTCTCGCCGGCCCCGCTGGCGCTCGGGCAGCAGGCGGGGAGGCTGGCCAACCGCATCATCCACGAGAGGGTCGATCCCGGTGCGCTGGCGGTGGCGCGGCCTGAAGGCCTGGACCTCTCGTTCAACCTCACCGCCGCGAAGAAGTCAGGTCCGTCCTGTGACGTCGCGCTGGAAGTACTCCGGTTCGCGGCGCGCCGGGACTTTGCCGTGAAGGTCTACGAGTGA